taataatacataataatacaaatttttgtaattatttgttcaaaatgttgatttgtataacattataaaaaatcatcgaaatcatcagaaccatagccgaaaccgaaatccacaaccgaaatatatatatgtatgtatatattgtatatttcgtcttataaaaccgagtacataatttaggacctcattagtgcgaattacgaatcgtatgtttaatcacgagtataaaaagatcgcgtccgagtttggctaatctatgtaataatgtaatccgaatgtctccggctatccgtgacgatcaagcatccgacgcgatcaagctacccgatgcgatcaagctacccgatgcgatcaagctacccgatgcgatcaagctacccgatgcgatcaagctactcgatgcgatcaagctactcgaacattcagatgtctcgagtactcgctcgagctcgctcgactttctccggctcgactcgactgtcgggttcccgtaaatttcgggaacccgcgcactcctagtagaaacagttgacgagcggtcgcatcatgctgaagcatacgcacagcacgggcgtgcacgtataggcaaaattaaatgtagtagtagctgcagtttttcacaaatctctcaaaaactaaggctgagcggcggttacatgtacagaaaaaagttgttcagaatcttcaccctgacaacatattaaaaaatcatcgaaatcggtgaggtgggaccttttatgcacaattacctcaaataacactgtccaacaaatttcaactttttaaaagtatttcgattcccactatgcgattcttatagagttttccgcgctgattccgaatctggttttaatttttttcctatacgtccagtttttgagaaaatggagttttaaaaaaagacatatttttcaactttaaacacatattgcgatggtattataaaagatattgaattgttctttacagcaaaagattctgtagactttcccgaatacagtgatatccaatattaatacattacgattgtttaaacatgtttaaacaatgattaaagacggagatgcaccacttttgcaccaatttttgcggatattttcgaatttatctcaaaaaataagggtccagcgaaaaattgaactataccacgcgaaagagcagacttttatcttgagaaacccccctgtgaagtttgcatggtcgacgtttttttcgaaccagaaagcaaaatatcttcgcgcgacatgagtttccgccagtggcgttcaccaccagaacggtcgttcgccgctccgtatcccgtcgctgcgccgtatcccgtcccgagcgccactggcggaaactcatgtcgcgcgaagatattttgctttctggttcgaaaaaaaacgtcgaccatgcaaacttcacaggggggtttctcaagataaaagtctgctctttcgcgaggtatagttcaatttttcgctggacccttattttttgagataaattcgaaaatatccgcaaaaattggtgcaaaagtggtgcatctccgtctttaatcattgtttacacatgtttaaacaatcataatgtattaatattggatatcactgtattcgggaaagtctacagaatcttttgctgtaaagaacaattcaatatcttttataataacatcgcaatatgtgtttaaagttgaaaaatatgtctttttttaaaactccattttctcaaaaactggacgtataggaaaaaaattaaaaccagattcggaatcagcgcggaaaactctacaagaatcgcatagtgggaatcgaaatactttttggctgttggacagtgtaattaatatagaaacaaattataaaaatttatttatttaaacaattattttaacaataaattattattgaaataacaattcaaataattaatatagaaacaaatgatcaaaatttgtttatttaaacaattattttaaattattaaaatggtatttcaaacaataaatatagaaacacattataaaaatttatttattcataaattgtttaaataataaatattaggtcgaacacaatatagaatacagaatgacagagaaccgaaatccggaaccgaaatcctgaaccgaaatcctgaactgaaatacataatatcggttctccaaaatcgtaaccgtaaccgatataagccagaactgccagccagtaccgatattctcgtaacagttataagtgttataacataacatcatttcggttcttaataactatttcaatcagaaccgaaaaataacagtttaaacagttattttcataaccgttccaatccctgtctgtagcgtagttttaccactattttaatacactatacgatttgaactttttttggaaactagagcaattagtttactgcaggatgtgaaaagaagttttttaaaaaattgcaattgatcagaattgtagaaaaaatactaaaagttgcgttttacaacttatTAATGTGGATCTATCTATACttcaaatttagaaaatacgttgtatagatttgtgtcaattaaacatattctgaaaatttcagagtaaccctaaagttattcttctaaattttcgtagaaaaaattggttttcaatttggtttaattaataataactgtgcctaaaaatatgaaaaaaattggagacagtattgatgacagtaagtacttcatcacttcgatataaaatctgtttcttcgaaatcttccggcttttttattttttacaactagagtttgcaacaaaagctcgggaaaaattaaaatacttctatgaatataatttatattattagagatttgtatattagttacatattttacataaaacaatataaattgtatgtcctaatcctggccaatgatgatgtacgatctgatccagtctaaagatgatgtaggatctgatccaggctaaagatgatgtaggatctgttctaggctaaagatgatgtaggatctgatccaggctaaagatgatgtaggatctgatccaggttaaagatgatgtaggatctgatccaggttaaagatgatgtaggatcttgtccatgctaaagatgatgtaggatcttgtccatgctaaagatgatgtaggatcttgtccatgctaaagatgatataggatcttgtccatgctaaagatgatgtaggagctgatccaggctaagtactagattagggggcagcactatatgggcacggccaaaacccgggcgtgagcactctcatatactctctgctattaaagactgccagcaccgacgagatactattaaagactgccagcccctgtgttattcagcgggacgggtaaccgggccaccgacgagatactattaaagactgccagccttacgggagttggtgagcctaaaatttttcggtgttctcttacgccctctaggatatattctgactggagtgagaaacaggaaaccaccgacggcatttcgtcggtgcagaagacactgtatgtatcgtgttagcaacgcgcccgcgcgctacactcccagcgtacctttactatatccgtgtgcgctgcttgtgcgcttatgccagcttagaccatatatacctatagacccggcgcagataatttggccctcggaaaagatgaagacggtgtgacgtcacgttctcgaaagatgtatAAGCTATGCTCATCGACAGTGCCTACGCTTGGCTTATGTGGGGGGTGAGGGGGATCACCGGGTGCGCCATGTACATGCACATACCCAGTACGCAggaagaatggacaggataatttcaaagaatttgacattgtatcatgaaattatctattataaactgtatttgagatacagacgtttattctgtatgttttattaagatataaagtaataatagtattatatatattaactattttaggaatcgcgcgatatttgattctgaagaCATATTGTGCAGGTTACAAAATggttttttacatataaattgatcacatttacaacattttaaggtagtactgctagttttacacaatttacatttacctcgcttgtgattagttattgcattgctagactacggatctttatgcatttacaaaaaaattgagtagatgaaattcaaattcgttgaaaaattgaaaatgtcaatacatgatttctgctctattacaatcattcagggaagaaataacattcaattgaatttctatttcttgccatcGATGTATTGCTACCAGCTTGCTACACAAAATTTACACGGAGCAAGTGTATGATGGCGTAGTGTCGGCGTCGGTCTGCCgtttcagccattttgaaattatcttaagactgcttaaaacttatcttgtgacgtcataccgtcctttatcttttccgagctgtactctcggttttcctatacacatactatacctatgccgggtctattggtatacagggtgtcccaaaaccccttcgactccgggaaatgggaggttccttaggtcatttgaagcaacattttcctttgcaccaatgtcagccggggctttgtttaggagttattaacgaaaaacacggaccaatcagagcgcgacctagacgcgcgatggcacgttcagccaggcgctccgggagacgagcgtggtgtaacgccgcgatgccgcaacgaacaagagtttctcgagattatgtgaatcttccccgatttggataagctttggatatgttgtcaagaccatgattctgaacaacatttccctttacagtttttgtcagccggctttagtttacgcgataaatgtaaaaacttgtaattgtaaatcgatcgattgtactatcttctacccaatttggatgagctttggatatgttgtcaagaccattgTTAAACGCGAACGATACAGTTTCGTATGATTCAGCGCCGCGACCACCCCCCTCGTCGTCCCTACAGCACCGCGGCGAGTCTTCACCTCGAAGCGAGCTCCCGTATGTGTGTACGGTGGGGGAATCCACCGATTACCGGTAAATAGGACCCCCAGCCAGTTTGAAGGCGCGTTCCGTTGTAACCTCCTCTGCGAGTACACACGCGAATTATATAATAGCTACGAGCAAGTTTCAAAAACGACCGATAATCTCCTCTGCGAGAAACACGTAGAATAATCTCCCCTGCGAGCTCTGTTCTTTCGGGTTAAAGTGCGTCCGTAGCCTCAGCAACAATAAAGTGCTTGTTTTGTGAACCGTAACACGCGGGTGGAACGATTGACTGAAACCTCTCACGAATATCCAATCTCCGACCGAATTTTCTCCTGTCCTTCTTCACGCGAGTCCAACGCATTTATCGTTCACGGATCCTCAGTTCCCTAAAGGGTTCGTGTAACagtttttggtccttcgagccggattagtGAAGAAACCTGGATCGTTCGGAAAACGTTAGAGGCGAAACCAACCGTCCATTTCAAACGTTCGTGTCGGGTCTCGtgactttcaaagtaaaaacacGCTGTGAACATGAATACAAGTGTCACGGAGACCTTCGAAGCGGTGCTGGAGCGGCAAACACAGGCGTTTGCTCAACTCACGAAAATATTGGCGAATACGAAGAAAAAAGGGGTCGACAACTACACCGTGGAGTATCTGGACACCAGGCTGACCATGTATCAGGAGACCTGGACCCAGATTACTTCTTTCAACGGGTACCTCCAAGCGTACCGGAAAGCGGACCGGACGAAAGAAGACCTACCTTACTTCAAGGCCGGAACAATGGATCGGATGGAGGACGCGTACCTTGATGGCTGGTCCTACCTACGGGAGCAGCTGGCCCATCTACGCCCCCCCATCACACCCCCTGCGGCGAATTCATCTATGGCGTTTCCAGCTAGCATGGTAACTCGTCCCGCGCATGTTAAATTACCCCGGATCGAACTCCCGAAATTTGACGGCGATTACACGCGTTGGAAATCGTTCGAATCGCGATTCAATTCCGCGGTAATTGTAAACGAAACCTTGACGGGCTCAGAACGATTGCAGTACTTGCTTAGCGCATTGTCGGGCGAAGCACTAGAATCGATACAGCACCTCGATGTAACGGACGCGAACTTCCAGATCGGCTGGACACGTCTCAAGGAAATTTACGATAACGAACGAGTCATTGTACATACGCTGATGCAAAAACTTTATTCCTTGAAATCGATCAAATTGTCGCAGCTCGACTCGCTGAATCAGTTCACGATTCATTATCGTAACACCCTCGAGGCGTTGTACAAGTTAGGTAGAGGCACGAAAGAGGATCAtctcgtttatttcgtttcgAGCAAGTTCGACCGCGAATTAGAAACGGAGTGGAACAAAACCCTCGGAGATGCACGAACCTACCCAACATACGCGGCGATGGAAAAGTTTGTTTTAGAACAAACCGCGGCGGTTAAGATGTCCAATCAACCGACGCAACAACTACAATCCTCCGCGGGTCCTGCGAAACCGTTACGACAAAAAACGAACGCGCACGTGATTGAAGAAAGTAGGCCGTCTCCTACTTGCTTTCTTTGCAAAGAAGCGCACGTACCCCGCGACTGTAGCATGTTCCGTAGCCTCTCGCCACTAGCGCGCTTCGAGACGCTGAAAAGTCAACACGCGTGCATAAATTGCCTCGGCGCGAATCACACCGTGTCGAATTGCCCGAGCACAAACGTGTGTAGACAGTGTGGTGAAAAGCACCACACATTGCTGCACCGCGGAGAATCCAGGGCCCTCAGCAGACCCAAAACGAGTGGTTACCGAAACCATGCATCTTCGGTCCAGCCCTCGAGATTAGACGCGTCTACCACTCTTCAGACACCGTTATCGGCTCAAGCCCCTGCGCGGCCCGTGAATTCAGAAGAAATCGGTAGTAACGTTGCGACACATTTCGCCGAAGCCAGTCCGAATGGCATTCAGACTGTCCTACTGGCTACCGCAATGGTCAAAGTTTTCGCGCCCAACGGTCAGTCGCGATTAGCCCGCGCGCTATTAGACCAGGGGTCTCAATCCTCGTTCGTGTCCACCAATCTTGTACAGCAGCTACGTTTACAAAAAGTCCGAGCACCGATTTCCGTGACTGGTCTCGGCGGCGAACGAACAAGCACCATTGATTATAGTGTGCAACTGCAGATAGGTTCGTCCAAACAGGAGTCACCAGCACTGTTAACCCGTGCGTTCATAGTGCGCGGTATAACGCAGTACGCGCCGCCGGCGATCCAGATGGAAAATTACAGCGCCCTGTTCGATCTCGCGCTCGCGGACCCCGAGCCCGCATCAAAGCAACGTATCGAATTGCTCCTAGGCGCGGATATCTTCGCGCAAATTCTACGACCTGGCGTTCGACTCCCCAGTAACCAAGGACCGATTGCGCAAAATACGGTATTCGGTTGGATCTTGTCCGGATGCATCAACACCCCGGAAAACCATCGCGTCGCGGTTACCACGCATCACGGGACAATCACGGATCCACTCGAACGTGCGTTAACTCGTTTTTGGGAAACGGAAGCGGTCCCTGAAACGCGTATCCTCACTCCCTTGGAAATAGAATGCGAGCGGCACTTCGAAAAAACCTACTCGCGCGACGCTACCGGCAGATTCGTGGTGCGGTTACCGTTTCTCAAGTCGGTCCCCGAGGACTTCCTCGGAGATTCACTCCGAGGAGCCACCGCGTCACTGGCACGTCTGACCCGGAAACTACGCGAAAACGAGGCGGTAAAATGCGAATATAATGCGTTCATCCGCGAGTATGAGTCGCTCGGCCACATGAACCGTCTCGATGGCGTCGACCGTTCCAGGAATTACATTCCACATCGCGCCGTTCTCCGAGAGGAAAGCTTGACTACAAAGCTCCGAGTCGTTTTTAATGCGTCGAGCCAAACGTCTAGCGGATACTCCTTAAACGACATCCTACTTACTGGTCCGAAGTTACAGTTAGATATCACTCACATCTTATTAGCGTGGCGAATCCACAAATATGTTCTAGTGGCGGACATTGAGAAAATGTTCCGTCAAATTCTCATCCACCCACAAGATCGCAAATATCAATGCATCTTGTGGAGAAGCGAATCTACCGGTAATCTCGAGACGTTCGAATTGAATACGGTAACCTACGGAACCGCCTGCGCCCCGTACCTCTCGATGCGCGTTATACAAGAAGTAAACAAGTTGGAAGGTTCGGAATACCCCCTCGCGCACCTCTCATCCACCCACAAGATCGCAAATATCAATGCATCTTGTGGAGAAGCGAATCTACCGGTAATCTCGAGACGTTCGAATTGAATACGGTAACCTACGGAACCGCCTGCGCCCCGTACCTCTCGATGCGCGTTATACAAGAAGTAAACAAGTTGGAAGGTTCGGAATAccccctcgcgtccccgattcttcgCAACAGTGTTTATGTCGACGACGTATTCATGGGCGCGCCGGACAAACAGCTGCTCGAACAGACTAGAATACAAGTCTGTCAGCTGTTGTCTCGAGGCGGATTCAATCTGCGAAAATGGGCGGGCAACGATGCCGAATCCCTGCGAAATATTCCCGCAGCCACACATTCACACGCGGTGGATCTGCGAATATTCAATGCTTCGGAACTCAAAGTCCTCGGAATCAGGTGGATCCCCTCGGACGACACGTTCTATTTTGACTTACAAAAACTGGCGGTCAGAAAGGAGAAGATGAGCAAGCGCGAATTGCTCTCGGAGATTGCGACGTTGTTCGACCCTCTAGGATGGTTGTCTCCAATTGTTGTTCGAGCCAAAATCTTGATGCAGCAACAATGGCTCGAACGAATCAGCTGGGATGACTGCGTATCGGACGACACCCGCGAAACCTGGAACCTCTTCTGTATGGACTGGCGTGCTTTAACCGCAATGAGGGTCCCGCGGTGGATCCAGTACGCCCCTGACTCACTCGAAATCCAACTACATGGATTCAGCGACGCATCTCGTGCCGCCTTTTCATGCGCGATTTACGCCCGCGTAACGTCGCTCACCGGCGAAACGCATACCACGCTGCTCACAGCTAAATCGCGAGTAGCTCCAATAAAAACTGTCTCTATCCCTATCCTCGAGTTAAACGGAGCCGTCATGCTAACTGAATTGGCCGCTCACGTGACCCACTCGATCGGGATACCGGTAACGAAGACAGTTTGCTGGACGGACTCCACGATTGTCCTCGCATGGTTGCGGAAACACCCAGCAGCTTGGAAGACCATGGTGGCCAACAGGACGTCCAAGATCCACTCCACACTGCCGAATGCCGTCTGGAGACACGTGCCGACGCACTACAATCCTGCAGACCTGAATTCGCGTGGTGTAAGTGCAGAAGCACTGCTGTCATCGACGCTGTGGATCGAGGGTCCATCGTGGTTGAAGAGGGACGAAGAAGACTGGCCCGTTCAGCAGACCTACGAAACGGAGgaggaaaaatgtaaaaccgCCGTACATAATACGGTCACAATCAAAGATTGGGATGCTCTGTCTCGCTTCTCTAGCTGGCAACGCCTAATCCGCGTATTCTGTCACGTGCGGCGATTTATAAACACGGTGCGAAAGCAAACAAGCACCGCGCCCCCCTCGTTCCTCACCGTCTCGGAGCTACGCGATTCGGAAATAACAATActgcgaataatccaacgcagctCGTTCGCAACCGAAATCGCCGCGTTCGCGCGGAACAAACCGTTGACCAGTGGCTCGTCGCTTTTGCCGCTCAGCCCTTTCATCGACCAATGCGGAGTCGTACGCGTAGGCGGGAGGCTCAGAAACTCCTTTCTGCCTTGGGAAACGAAGCACCCCGCGATATTGCCGAAACATCACGTTTCCGACCTCATTATTCGGGAATCGCATCTTCTCTCCTTGCATGGCGGAAATCAAATCACGACGTACACAACAAGACAAAAATATTGGATCCTAGGGTTGCGTAATTCGGTCCGTCGCGTGATTCATAAGTGCGTCAAATGCGCGCGTTGGCGGGCGGAAACTGCAACGCAGGTAATGCAAGACCTCGTGACGTCACGTTGCCGTCCGTCCCCTCCATTCTCTCACATTGGAGTCGATTACGCCGGTCCCTACCAAGTACGAGACGCACCCGGGCGCGGAAAGCGaacttataaaaaatacattgcagtATTTATCTGTTTTGCTACTCACGCGGTCCATTTAGAGTTGGTTGATGATTGCTCCACGGCTGCCTTCCTCGCAGCCTTCGACCGCTTCACGTCCAGACGTGGTGTTCCTCAGACGATCACTAGCGACAATGGCACGAATTTCGTAGGCGCGTCCAACGAACTCGCT
The sequence above is drawn from the Lasioglossum baleicum chromosome 8, iyLasBale1, whole genome shotgun sequence genome and encodes:
- the LOC143211628 gene encoding uncharacterized protein LOC143211628, producing the protein MNTSVTETFEAVLERQTQAFAQLTKILANTKKKGVDNYTVEYLDTRLTMYQETWTQITSFNGYLQAYRKADRTKEDLPYFKAGTMDRMEDAYLDGWSYLREQLAHLRPPITPPAANSSMAFPASMVTRPAHVKLPRIELPKFDGDYTRWKSFESRFNSAVIVNETLTGSERLQYLLSALSGEALESIQHLDVTDANFQIGWTRLKEIYDNERVIVHTLMQKLYSLKSIKLSQLDSLNQFTIHYRNTLEALYKLGRGTKEDHLVYFVSSKFDRELETEWNKTLGDARTYPTYAAMEKFVLEQTAAVKMSNQPTQQLQSSAGPAKPLRQKTNAHVIEESRPSPTCFLCKEAHVPRDCSMFRSLSPLARFETLKSQHACINCLGANHTVSNCPSTNVCRQCGEKHHTLLHRGESRALSRPKTSGYRNHASSVQPSRLDASTTLQTPLSAQAPARPVNSEEIGSNVATHFAEASPNGIQTVLLATAMVKVFAPNGQSRLARALLDQGSQSSFVSTNLVQQLRLQKVRAPISVTGLGGERTSTIDYSVQLQIGSSKQESPALLTRAFIVRGITQYAPPAIQMENYSALFDLALADPEPASKQRIELLLGADIFAQILRPGVRLPSNQGPIAQNTVFGWILSGCINTPENHRVAVTTHHGTITDPLERALTRFWETEAVPETRILTPLEIECERHFEKTYSRDATGRFVVRLPFLKSVPEDFLGDSLRGATASLARLTRKLRENEAVKCEYNAFIREYESLGHMNRLDGVDRSRNYIPHRAVLREESLTTKLRVVFNASSQTSSGYSLNDILLTGPKLQLDITHILLAWRIHKYVLVADIEKMFRQILIHPQDRKYQCILWRSESTGNLETFELNTVTYGTACAPYLSMRVIQEVNKLEGSEYPLAHLSSTHKIANINASCGEANLPVISRRSN
- the LOC143211629 gene encoding uncharacterized protein LOC143211629, translating into MGAPDKQLLEQTRIQVCQLLSRGGFNLRKWAGNDAESLRNIPAATHSHAVDLRIFNASELKVLGIRWIPSDDTFYFDLQKLAVRKEKMSKRELLSEIATLFDPLGWLSPIVVRAKILMQQQWLERISWDDCVSDDTRETWNLFCMDWRALTAMRVPRWIQYAPDSLEIQLHGFSDASRAAFSCAIYARVTSLTGETHTTLLTAKSRVAPIKTVSIPILELNGAVMLTELAAHVTHSIGIPVTKTVCWTDSTIVLAWLRKHPAAWKTMVANRTSKIHSTLPNAVWRHVPTHYNPADLNSRGVSAEALLSSTLWIEGPSWLKRDEEDWPVQQTYETEEEKCKTAVHNTVTIKDWDALSRFSSWQRLIRVFCHVRRFINTVRKQTSTAPPSFLTVSELRDSEITILRIIQRSSFATEIAAFARNKPLTSGSSLLPLSPFIDQCGVVRVGGRLRNSFLPWETKHPAILPKHHVSDLIIRESHLLSLHGGNQITTYTTRQKYWILGLRNSVRRVIHKCVKCARWRAETATQVMQDLVTSRCRPSPPFSHIGVDYAGPYQVRDAPGRGKRTYKKYIAVFICFATHAVHLELVDDCSTAAFLAAFDRFTSRRGVPQTITSDNGTNFVGASNELARHFVEVTNSPELKNRCSTLLIQWKFYPPGAPHHGGMQEAAVRSTKHHLRRIMGSFASTSEEMSTLLCKVEATLNSRPITRVRDDPECLEILTPGHFLTGSPLISRPVPPVIDEPTTHLSRWQQVQKFHELLWRVWSREYLQELQSRYKWQTEQKDLTVGAVVLLDNPLLPPNKWELGRVVKTFPGKDGHVRVVEVKTASSTYKRPITRVCQLPVNN